In the Ochotona princeps isolate mOchPri1 chromosome 29, mOchPri1.hap1, whole genome shotgun sequence genome, TCGGCAGGGGAGTGGGATGGTGCTGGTGATGGGGTGGGTGTTGGCTGGGCGCGTGGGCCAGGCACCTCTTGCTGCCCCAAGACCCAACCCTGGAACTGGCCAGCCGCACTGTCAGTCAGCAGCTGAGAGGCCCCCCTACCCCCCAGTGAGCCCCTGAGTCCTCTTCCGCCCCTGCCCACTCGCCGCGGAGTGCGCCAGGTGCCCGCCGGAACCAAGGAGCCGCGGGCCTGCCTACCAGCCGAGGCCCACCAGGTGGCCCTGTCCATATCCCCGCCATCTTCCTAGTcccacccccatctctctctctctcttcctgttctaCTCTTCTCCCACCACCATTATCACCACCAGAGCTTCCTGCTCCCACGGGATCCCGGCTGGAGATTccaaaaggaggctcctggcccggGCCCCGGGCCCGCCCAGCCTATATAGGCACCACTAGAGGCTTATATAGGACATCCGCAAGCCCTCCACTTTGGAATCGTTGCCCCGTCTGCTCACCTCACCCTTAGCACCCTTCTCCATCTGTCTCTACTgcctttctctcattttcctccccctaccactctaccagctctctcctcctcctcttcctccttcccttcctcccccacctcctctcaCGCCTCCCTCACCCATCCCTACCCCCTCCTCCCCGGGGCACAGCCCTTCCCTCCAACCTTGGCGCCAACGCCATGGCCGCCCCCACCCCGCGACCCCGCTTGCCCCAAGAGTTCTCTGCACCTGCGACTGGTTTGGCCCCCACCCTGTCTGCATTGCACACCATTAGTGATGGGTAGTGAGCGGCACGTCTGTGGGAgggtgggttgggggtggggcggggcatgCGGGGGACTGGCAGACTGCAGCACTGGAATGTAACTGAacttatgtctgtgtgtgtgtgtgtgtgtgcgtgtgtatgtgtgtgtgtatgtctctctctctctctctcctcctcctcctcttccccactctcttctctgccttttcccCCTTTTCCCCCTACCCCAACTGGGACCTGCCCCCCCTCTTGCCCCTTCCCTCCcggtccccccacccctccccaggacCCATGCGGACTGCCCGCAGCTCCTGGACACGGAGGACATGGTGCGGCTGCGAGAGCCCGACTGGAAGTGCGTGTACACGTACATCCAGGAGTTCTACCGCTGTTTGGTCCAGAAAGGGCTGGTAAAAACCAAAAAGTCCTAACCCCCTGCTGGGACCCCACGGTGAGGAATGCCCCCGCtcgccttccccccaccccatttcACCCAGAATCTGCTGAGCAGGGTTTAGACAGGGGGCCTGGGTGGCAGTTGGGAACAGAAGGTGGGGAGCCTTAGAGAAGCCAGTGGTGCCAGGCAGGTGAggtccccttcccccagacaggCAGGGATGACCCAGGTGAGCAGGACCACCATGGAGGGACATGTTAGAAGCTGTGGGAACCAGGCTacctgggaaaaaagaaaaagtgcaagACCAAATTGAGCACATGAGATGGAGTCTGTGGCCAACCAGGCAGGGAAGGACTGCCGTCTGGATGTTGAATGTACAAGAAGGGGCCCCTGTCAGGAATTTCAGTTCCTTCTTCTATTATCCTAATGGGAGGGATGGGTCAGGTGAACCTTCTAGAATATTCCTTGGATGAGACCTAAGACAAGATGGGCTGTTGCAGCAGTTTAAGAGGTTCAACGACAGGCTTCCTGACAAACGTGATTTTGGACAAAGAGAGGGGGAGGCTGAAGACGCCACCCCGGGTTTCCAGCTCAGGTACTGGGAGTTGTTGATGCCCACTGTCCCAAATGGGGAGCTCAGGAGTGGAGTCACTGCAACTGGAAGACATTTCTTCTGGCTGCGGGGAAGAGGGAGTGGTCCTGGATCCCCAGCTGCCTATGGCAGCTCCTCTGTGATCCCCTCATCTCAGGACCAGGGTGGAGCATCTAGACCCTGAGCTGCTTCTGTACACACAGCAATGTGGGAGGGTTGGGtcagagctggagccagagcctggGGCTGTACGTGCCCCCACGAGGTGGCTCTTTTCCTTGCTTCATCTCTTTCCCCTCCCTTATCACCAAAGGCATTAAAAATGAAGGTCCAGAGGGGAGCACAGAGAGTCAAGGTAGTGGGGTGACAGAACTAGTAAGGAGGGGTATAACGTAGATGTCCCTTGGGGCCCAGAGCCATTGCAAGGCAGGTAACATCCATCATGTATACCCATAGACCCAGAAAAGTGCAGGTGAGAGTAGAATGGGCTGGGTACTCTCTGCAGGTCATATATGGACTTAGGAGCTGCTTCCCTGAGCAGGCTGGCCTGTGGGAAGAGGGGGCCCAAGCCTAGCTCCCATCTCTCTGGAAAGTGTGACTCAACCCTTGAGTTGCCTGGTGTTTGGCCTGTCACTGGGGCAGCCTGAGCCCTAAGCCCTGAGCCGTGAGCCCCAGTGTAAACAATGGCTTTATAAGGTCTCCAGGGAAGGTACGCAGCTGGAATGGGGAGGGAGTACCAGgtccgggggaggggagggaggccgGGATTCCCGGGAAGATAGCCACAGCAGGAAGAGGCTTCAGAGAGAGATGCCTCTGCTCTGTGGTCAGCCGGGGCAACAGGCCCATTCCAGGGTAGGGGTGACCCTGAGGGGACCCAGCAGcaacagagccaggaacctctcacTCCTCCTGAGTGATTCCAGGTTCATAAAGCACAGGATGATACCACTGttgtaaagaaaaacaaactgagTCACATAGCACAGGCTGAGGGCTTCCCATCCACAGCTGTTCAGGGCTTACAGCCCAAACTACAACAGCTTCACGGAGGCCCAGGCTTCTTCCTTAAAGGCAACCAGCCTCCCCGCCCCCGGGATCTGGGAGAGGTCCTGATGGCACAGGTGCAGGTCTGATGGCACAGGTGCAAGATGGGATGTGGTctcccagggtggggggcgggggagccGGGCAGGTTGGGACAGGAGCAGTTTCCTGCCAAAGGAAACATTTGGCAATGCTGAGGAGGGGAAGGTGTGCACCCTCTGTGCCCGGCACAGCAGGTGGGAGAGAGCCCCAAGAGAGGTCTGGTTccaggggagaaggggagatggaGCCCGCACTGGGGTTGGCAACAGTTTGTTAGCCACCTCCCACTTACCCCAACATGCAGAGGGGGGTTCCAAGGCCCAGCCCTACACCTCCTAAAACAACTGACTGTTCTGTTTGACTCAGTTTCCCTATCTGGAAACTGAGCATGGCATAGAGGAGCTAGTCTAGTACACCGGGACCCTCATCTGCCTCCCACTATGCTGTCTGCCCCAGCCAGGTACCGGAAAGGGCTAAAGAAttcacccccccccacacacacacacactctggcttCCATCCCCAGCAGTAGGGGGTGTTCTCTGGGGCCCGGAACTGGCAGATAGCATCAGGGGAGAAAAGATTTGGCAATGGTGAAGCCCCCAGCCGAGTTGCCCTACCCTGCAACATGCCGGGGTGTCGCTGGGCAGGAGGCCCTCTAGGGAAACCGTGGGTTTGGAGCCAAGGTCTccgcaaaggagagacagatttggAAGCTGCTCGCCTGTCAGCCTGCCAGGCATGGGGCATAGCTGGCTGCAAGGCCAACCTGCCTAGCCTGGCTCCCTACAAAGCTGCCTCCCCACCAccgggcgggcttggtgggggtggggtgaggactAGGGTTTCtggcctccccccacccacccaaggCTTTTCTCCCACTGACTGAAGAGAGAGGCtgcaacatctttaaaaaaaaagatcccggGGCAGAGGGGCGCTGTGAGCGACCGCGTGGGCGCTGATAACCGCGTGCCCGCGCCCCTCCCGCAGGATGCTGGTGGACTGCGTGCCCCTGGTGGAGGTGGAGGACATGATGATCATGGGCAAGAAGCCCGACCCCAAGTGCGTCTTCACCTACGTGCAGTCGCTCTACAACCACCTGCGGCGCCACGAGCTGCGCATGCGCGGCAAGAATGTCTAGGCCGGCCCGGTTGGGTTCCCCCTCACCCCCTGACGCGCGATCGGGGCCAGCTGCCGTCCCCACCCTCCTGGCACCGTCCCCGCCCTCCGCCAGCTTCGCCCACCGCTGCCCTGTCTGTCGCGACACCCTCCTCCGCAAACACACGCAGCAGCGTTTTGATAAATTATTGGTTTTCAACGAGCCCAACGTTTCTCTCGTCTCTCATGGGGGGAGGAGTCGGGCAGGGTTTGAACACCGGGCAGCTCAGCGAGAACCAACTCCCCACCTCACCCGCCCGCTGCAAAGAAAGAGTCGAAACACGGTCAAGAAGGAAGGTTTAGTGGAACAGAGGGAGGAATCCCCTAACTCCATTCCTGCTGGTCCGGGGACAGGGTGGTCGGCCCTCAGCAAGGGAGGGGGGCTCCCGGGATGCTGAGCGCTTCATTGTGTCACCGGGGTCCAGGCAGGGCGGCCCTCTAGAGGTCAGCGCGGTCTCTTGGGGCCCTTGGCGGTGCCTCGGGGGCCTTAGCAGGTGCCCACAGGTACTCGTCGGGCACCTGTGCGTTGGGCTCTTCCTTGCGGTAGAAGCCGAGCTCCTGCAGCAGTGTGTTGATCTCCTCGCGGGTCATCTCACTGAGTGGGATGCGCTGGGAGGGGGCGGTCGACGGGGTCAGCGCGCCTGGCCACGCCTCCtgtcccccagccccctccctccccgccaaGGCCTCACCTCCAGTTCTCGGTAGCGATGGCTCAGCAGCACGAGCTCAGGATCGGCCCCGGGGAGGTGCTTCATCACCAGGTTGTGACTGCACAGCGTGTTCAGGCAGAAGAACAGGGGGGCATAgcagtggggagggggctccCAGGGTCTGGCTGCCTCCTTTGCTGGGCGCTTGCTCAGCAGGAAGGGGACCCTCGGTTTGGGGCGTGGAAATTAAGgtttctgcttccaacccaggttGGAAACCTCAGAATCCTACCCATCAGCCTCCCTGTGATacggaggggaaggagagggtcTCCCAGGAGCCCCCAACCCACTTGCCCATCCCCGAAAATGGACAAGGATACTAGTATGGAATGTCCTGGTAGACGAAAGCCTTCACctgcaggaggaagccagggcgTCAGGGGACAAGCCCCTCACCTCCAGGGACAGGTGGGAAAGCTGAAGCCCAGGGCTTGTCCCTCCCACCCAACCCCCAAGTCCTTGCAGGAGTGGTGCCTGCTCCCCCAAGGGACTGGGAGGGACAAAGGGGGTAGGAGGAAGGGGCGCCTTCCTTCAAACTCACCTCCTTGAGGCGGTTCAGCTGTCATCCTCCACAGGTCTGCAGAGTGAAACATGAGAAAGgctgtgtgtctccctcccccCTGCCCAGTCACATATAGGGGCCAGCCGTGTGAATGGTCTCAAGGGGGGGGATGAAGGGTCCTCGTGTGCAGAAGGGTGAACTCAGGGCAGGTTGAGAGGATTCAGGCCAGAGGGAAGTGGCTGGGGTCTTGCCtgcagacccccacccccccatgcACGGGAGATGGGGTCACCCAACTTCTGCCATGCTGTCCAGTCCTGGGCCTGACCTTTGGCCTGTGGAACCTCTGGCTGAAGGCAGACAGAAGTAGCtctgaacagccctggggcctcCACCCGAGGCCATCtggtccctgccccaccccaccccaccccactccatgCATTGCTGGCCCTGccagccacctgcagcccagctccaccGACCAGATGGTTACTTCCTTGACATGGGAGAATGGaaggccccacccctcccccgcatACTCCCTCCGAGAAGGCCAGACCCCGGAAATGCCCAGTCCAGACCTCCTTGGCTAACCTACCCACTTTAgtcgccccccccaaaaaaaacctcaAGCTCTCAGGAAGGCAGTGATGGCTTAAAGCCATCAAGGCACTCTATAAGTGAATTTCCTGAGATGCGATGGTTTTGGGGGTGGAGCGTTGGTACCCCCAGTACTCAGCTTTCCTCCATGGCTCCTGTGTGGGGTGCTGGTAGGGGGCTCCCAGGAATTCTTTTCTCTCTTAGGGTAAAGAAAGAGAACCTGTCGGGATCCCCAAGTCCTGgagtgggcctggggctggggtgagggCAAGGGTAGAAATTCCCTAGCGAAAGTGGGAGCGATAGCGGAGCGTCCTAGGCCCGGAAAAGGGGCTGACGTGTCTGGGCTGGATAGGGAGCTAGAGCAGGCTACGGGAGTTCCAGGCCGCAGGGCCGGGTATCCAGGCTTTGCATTAGGGGCTCCTGGGGCTGGGGACCTGGAGAGTCAATCCCAATgccacagggagaggagggaggggccgAGCCTGGGGGGCGAAGGGCTGGGTGGGTGATCTTGGGGCGGCAGCGGGGCGGGTGGCTCTCCCGGAGGCCACGCGGTCGTGATGCTTGGAGCTGGCGTCGGCGCACTCACCTCTACCCGCCCCCGGGCCAGGCCGCGCAAACGGTCCCAATTCGGCCAGTAGGTCCTGGTGGCGGTGGCCGGGGCCACCAGCGctgcaaacagcagcagcagcagcggcggcggcggcagagaAGGCAGAGGGTGCATCGGGTACCCGGCGGAAGCTGCTCCGCAAGCGGGAAGCGCACCACCACCCAGGCGCTGCGCCACGTCTGGACCCGCGGGCTGGCCCCGCCTCCACTGGGGACCCCGCCCGGCCGGAGGCCACGCCCCCGTTCGCCCCCTCAGCCGGGCACCGGGTCACAGCCTCGGGCCTGGCGCGATCACCCTTGAAGGGgtcctcctggctgctgtgtggtcCTCGGGCCTTGGATGCCCCCCTGGGCGCAGAGTGTCCACACTTCCTTCTGCCCAGCGAGAAAGGGGGGACGCTCCCGCAGGATGCAGCCGGACGTCAGGCCGCCAGGGGGTGCTGGCGGGACGCGCGCCTACTCGGGGATGGACGCTTTACGCACACCGTGAGGACTGGGTTAACGCTCCGAAGAACAGTACCTGGTGCCCTCCTGGGCAGCCACTTGCTCATCAAGGCCTCGGTGGACTCCACTGTGCAGACTCAGACATGCAAAAGGGAGGACTCGGACCCTGAGCCATCCCATTTCTCCAGACCAGAGATGACCACAGCAGGATGTCACTTCATCAGCAGACACCATCTGTCAATTCCACCAACCTTGGATGCAAAATATTCAGAAAGGCGCAGGCCTTGTGATGCGCCGGGTGAAGCCGCCAGAGATCGTTTAAAGTGTACAGGAGGATGGGCACATGTTCTGTGCAAATATGATGCTGCTTTATATGAAGGGACTCAAGCATGGTGGGGGTGGAGTATTCTGGagttcattcctcacctgcacccAAGAAAGATGCAATCAATGAGCTCTTCCTCACAAAAtcgaaaagtttttttttaaattatttttattggacagtcagatattcacagaggaggagagacagagaggaagatctcccacccgttaattcactccccaaggggccacaatggctggagctgggctgatccaaagccaggagccaggagcttcttccgggtctcccacgtgggtgcagtgtcccaacgctttggggttgtcctcgactgctttcccaggccacaagcagggagctggatgggaagcaggtatgcagggattagaactggcatccacatgggatcccagcgtgtgcaaggcaaggactttagccgctaagctactgcactggcctCAAAACAAAGAAGTTTTTCCTCAACCCTGGGCCAGAGCTGCCTTAATGACTTTCATGGGTCCCAGCATTTTGTCTTCTTGGGCTTACTCctctattaaaaaacaaacaagcaaat is a window encoding:
- the SELENOM gene encoding selenoprotein M, with the protein product MHPLPSLPPPPLLLLLFAALVAPATATRTYWPNWDRLRGLARGRVETCGGUQLNRLKEVKAFVYQDIPYYHNLVMKHLPGADPELVLLSHRYRELERIPLSEMTREEINTLLQELGFYRKEEPNAQVPDEYLWAPAKAPEAPPRAPRDRADL